The following nucleotide sequence is from Perca flavescens isolate YP-PL-M2 chromosome 20, PFLA_1.0, whole genome shotgun sequence.
ATTCAGCCAGTACACCTCTCCTTTAGCACGTAGCGGTAGAGTTTTCCTGCTGAAAAACATTGGTGTTCAGTgataccatccatccatccatccatccatccatcttcgtccgcttatccggtgtcgggtcgcggggggagcagctccagcaggggaccccaaacttccctttcccgagcaacattaaccagctccgactgggggatcccgaggcgttcccaggccaggttggagatataatccctccacctagtcctgggtcttccccgaggcctcctcccagctgggcgtgcctggaacacctccctagggaggcgcccaggggcatccttaccagatgcccgaaccacctcaactggctcctttcgacgcaaaggagcagcggctctctccgagctcctcacggatgagtgagcttctcaccctatctctaagggagacgccagccaccctcctgaggaaacccatttcagccgcttgtaccctggatctcgttctttcggtcatgacccagccttcatgaccataggtgagggtaggaacgaaaactgacccggtagatcgagagctttgccttctggctaagctctcttttcgtctacaacggtgcgatagattgaatgcaataccgcaccccgctgcgccgattctccgaccaatctcccgctccattgtcccctcactcgcgaacacaaccccaagatacttgaactccttcacttggggtaaggactcattccctacctggagaaggcattccatcggtttcctgctgagaaccatggcctcagatttagaggtgctgatcctcatcccaaccgcttcacactcggttgcgaaccgatccagtgagtgctgaaggtcgcaggccgatgatgccatcaggaccacatcatctgcaaagagcagcgatgagatccccagcccaccaaactgcaacccctccccacccgactacgcctcgatatcctgtccataaatactacaaacaggattggtgacaaagcgcagccctggcggaggccaaccctcacctgaaaagagtccgacttactaccgagaacccggacacagctctcgctttggttgtacagagattggatggccctgagaagagaccccctcaccccatactcccgcagcacctcccacagtatctcccgggggacccggtcatacgccttctccaaatccacaaaacacatgtagaccggttgggcatactcccaggctccctccaggatccttgcgagagtgaagagctggtccgttgttccacgaccaggacggaatccgcattgttcctcctcaacccgaggttcgactattggccgaaccctcctttccagcaccttggagtaggtaaagtctactccaaggtgttcAGTGATACCTACCTACATAAAttgtattctgattctgaatctGACTCAAACTGGACCTCACCAACCTTAAGGCCAGAGCATTGATCCGTGGAATCACTcccatcatgactttgcgtaaacatacacgccactttcctaaagccaaatggcgtgttatctgtacgcattttgagctatgcacgtgtatgtctacgctgtatacagcggatgtaaacatgcacaccacgtggcgtcaccacgttgcgtgttatcgcaagaacgtgccgtactattacaagaacaacgtcacactcatgtaaaaaaaaaaaaaaaaaggttgggtttaggaaaagaacattgggaaaggctttagtaacacaacaaaaacaagactgtgaccaacgtcacacgcttaggaaaacaataaacggttgggtttaggaatgAAACATCGGGGAAGGCTGAGAAAAAAAgttttcctgtgttttacccatccgtcACCTCAAACAGCATCCCTTCatacgtcctttcatactactcgctacggcgaaaattcacacgtaatgtaggtcaatggtggccgaacggcgttgataaacacgctaaaaagcgattatgtgTCTTGATAACAAGTCAAAATGGCATTCGAATtgccgtgtcatacatacgccactttatgagatcagtctgatgTCAGAGTTCAACACCCTTTTCTcgggtttatttatttatgtcatgTGACAGGGTAGTCATACACTCACTGTAGCTTTTTTATTGCAGTctattggtaaaaaaaatacacctaCACAGATGTATTTGTAAGTAGGCTAAAAATGTACCTCAAACAAGAATGTATGCTTATAGAATTATGATTACACTAGCTATTGCAACACCCCTGTAGCTCAAACACAGCATGTCCTTTAAATCCTTTTTTGTGGAGTTCAATCAAAACGGTGTATAGCAATAATCAGCCATATAAACTAAGAAATAATCAGAGTGATTGCTTAAGACAGCTGGAAAGTaatgaaaaaatgtaataaaataattaatagtTATAGGCGTATCATCCCCATCATACTTTCATACTCTGGCTGGTAAATGTGTGTAAGAGGTAGGCTATTATATTAGAATTgtctttaaaagtcttaaatatAACTTGGTGAGCCCTGCAGAAACTCTGATCTCTCACTTCTTTTATTTAGGTACACCATCAAAGGCATCCAGAATTTGATATTTTATGGATTGCCCTCCTTCCCCCACTTCTATAGCGAGGTGTGTAACATGCTGGCAGCGGGGGGTCGGGGGGAGGAGGCCAGCTGGACCTGCACTGCCCTCTTCTCCCGCTACGATGCCCACAAGTTAGCTGCCATCACCGGAGCCCAGCGAGCCGGACAGATGCTGCACTCCAACAAGACTGTTCACCTCTTTGTTACAGGAGGGGAAGATAAGGCTTCCTGATGGAGCTGGACCGATAAAAGAGCACCACTTCATAAAGCCATGGGAGATATCTAGTGTACATTAACACAGTAAGATGACCCTGGACTGAGTGTAACTAGAGATTTTGAACGCCCGTCTGTGATAGTGGATTGCCTTGTGGCACATCACAGAGTACCTGGttggacattaaaaaaaaagtgtaacacTTGAAAATGCAGATACGATTGCTTTCCATTATATTTGGACAGTATGCACCATGAAAAAAACTATACATATGGGCTTTGTTTTAGGTGGAGGCCATCCAGAAACATCACGGCACAAAGAGATCATAAAACAGTTGTATTGTGTTATAAAGATTGTAAGTGATCACTGTGATATGTTGTGTCACTAACTGggttaatgtttgttttcagatttagcaaacagtacaaatattttattattttgattatctTCCGTAATGTTTGATTAAGAGTTCATATTTGTAGCAATACCTGTTCTTAAAGTGCTGAAATAATGAtcaatattagtttttctggTTGTTGGTATAGTGGCATACCCAATGTAAAAGTGTTTcacatgaatcatggatgtgttgccTTGGTTATCTGGTTAAGTATTTTAggaattttaataatttaaagtTGTACGTCTAATGCTAATAATCAGCCCacatgttttaataaaacatgaaatacaaacgtgtgtgtgcgtgcgagcgAGATAAAAGAAGCACGGACACCAAAGACGCGGCCAACCCTGGGGTCATCACGGCCCACACTGTCTCCCTCTTGAAAAACGATAAGGTACAAAGCAGAACAGGCTCCTTTAAATACACTCACCCACGTAATTATTAACTCCCCTGAGTTGCTGCAAGAGTGACTTTGGCCACATAATTATAGTGGTTTCTCCATCGGTAAAGGTGTTGGACAACAGGTGCTCTGTCGTTGCTGTGATTATGGACGACGTGACACAGAAGCTCACCTTGAAGCGGGAAGTAGGGCTGGTGGGAGCCGTGTCCCTCATTGGAGGGACAATGATTGGATCTGGGATCTTCATGTCCCCACAGACAGTGCTCCTCACCATCGGCAGCCCTGGGGCCAGTTTGGTTGTGTGGGGGATCTGTGGTTTACTGGTGATACTGGTGTCTTTCTGCTACGCTGAGCTGGGCACCGTTATAAGAGAATCAGGAGGGGAGTACATCTACATCCTCAGGACTTCAGGTCCAGTCCTCGCCTTCATGCTAATCTTCAGCTCTGTGTTATTTGTGAGACCTGCCGGTGTTGCCGGCATCTCGCTGAGTTTTGCTCAGTATGTCGTGGCTCCCTTCTACTCAGACTGCCCCCCTCCAGTGGTGTTAGTCAAATGCGTGGCTGCAGTTGCAATTATAGTGCTTGCCACTGTGAACTGCCTTAATGTTCGCTTTTCAATGTCAGTCCAAGTGTTTTTTATGGTGGTCAAGGTTCTGGCATTGGCAGTCATTATAATAGGAGGTTTGGTGATGCTTATCCAGGGGCATACTGAAAACTTTGAAGACTCCTTTGAGAACACAAATGTTGGCATCAATTCAATTGGTATTGCTTTCTACCAGGGACTGTGGTCCTATGATGGCTGGAACAATCTGAATTATGTTACTGAAGAGTTAAAACGCCCAGAGGTAAGTAAAAGGCTATATGGGGTTTCAGGGAAAAGTTTTATTGCATTGAAGTAGTTATTGATTAAGACCAATAAGCAGTCCATGTTAAGGTGACCCTGGCTATACTCGGCAGCATCACCATaaagaaataaagtaataaatgtTATGTCAGAGGTGAAAAACTGTTATTTTTTACAAGAAAGTATTTCTTTATTACCCTATCAATAACATAACATCACCCAAGCTAGAATATAAATGATACCATTCAATAAATATCTAAACTTTATATCCTCTACTTACAAGACTTTACACAGTATACCATGGAGAACATCAGCAAAAATAACAAGGGAGTCTACAAATAGATGTTGCCATCAGATAAATGTAGAAATGACAAAGCAGTACATGAAACTGACTCAACGTGATACACACAACAGAGTCACCAAGCCAACTTATATAGTTGCAGACTAAAGAACACACCAAAATGTAATTGATTTGCCTTATCATTGGCAAAATGTAATACTGGATTGGTCATAAAAAAGGGGGATGGGTGTCTTCCTCCTTCCTTTTTACTActgtttaacttattttattatttatttacatttattttattgttattaatacatactgtgtgtattatacttattatttatattctttttatCCTTAAATTTGAGAATGTGCAACATACACCAACAACACcatgacaaattccttgtatatgcaaaaaacttgtaatgcaaTAAAGcccattctgattctgattctgataaaaCGCCAGCTAGTCCATCAGTATTCGTTCCTCAGGTTCTGCTTGTTTGTCTTAATTCAGAGATCAGAATACTCTGTAAGGATTTGATTGAAGTCCATGTTCATCATGCTACACACCACTCCAAATAATAGGACTGTGAGAACTGAAATCAGCTTAAGCATATTTTCAATTTTCCCTTGCCCTGCCGATACTTTATAGACAAGCAGAATAATCTCGAGGTTGGTCTTAAAGGTAGAATATGTAGTGAGTATCTGCTTACGATTTGTAAACACGGTGTTTAAAGTTGGCCCCTCCAACTTGGTTTAGAGCCAGAGAGAGAACGCAAGCTAGAGAGAGTGAATGAAGAgagaacaaagcagtgaatcagaggAATGAAATGATCTTCTTTCATCGTCTTGCAGCGGTTctgttctaaagcacaaataaacacgCATGTTTATTGATGTGAATGCAGATGAGTGAATGCAGAGCTTCatcctgtctgtttctgtgtgtctgtgtcagttaGATTGGTGCCCCGAAATGAGACACTAAGAGGGGCAAATGAGAACACTGTTATTGGCTGGGGGTTACAAACCCGCGTGGGATCCAGAGGCTCTTTGTTGATGCCCACAAACGTCCCGATCTcaccaaaatgaaaataaaagagaaaaaacaggcAGAGGGCAGGGTCTCTGCCGATACAGACACCACCACGAACTACTAGTGGGTAATAAGTGATGATTGGGagggattacttttgtattaTGCTATACATTGTTTTTGATGAAAGCATTGCATATTATACCTTTTAAAGCATGTTACTGTCAGCCAGAGTAATAACATCAGAACAAGCCGTATTTTAGAGATTTTTTTGCATTAGTTTTGCAGACAAACACTGCCTACTCATTACATCTCACTAAATAATCTTTGCcataaaaaaggaaagattATTGTCGCGTACCCGcttgcgatattacgaatctCACTgaggccacgccaagacccgccctttaatagcgttcacacactactattggccaggcgtccatgcttacatgtacaggtcctatcccctgaccaatcccctaaccctaaccttaaccactcgaggttaaatgcctaaccccaaccaatcgagctgtttcgtagggcgggtcatggcgtggccatagtgggattcgtaattttgctacccgctcgcggtgtgatgCGCGTCTCCGCGCTGTTCTCCCACATGTCGGGAacgtcgtgaattaacctgcaacatgtcagctgtttgggaattCTTCAGCGCGTGTGCCGAAGATAagaagtttgcaatatgcaacacctgcaaggagaaagtagggtttggagggacgacaccaaaaaccaaaatcacattttttttttactggatgtgaaaagcgtcacccggatcgttgctctgattggttgaaggactatccaatgcgcccagaggcatttgagtggcgtcagttggtgacgcccctctgGAAATGAATTGTCAAttaacctttcccagacccactctcagttacagctgagaagggtctggtgtcaaccaggctagtgATACACTTTCTAACATTGGGAATTGATGAAGGGGTACGTGAGTTCATCATGACAGggccaaaaaggttgggaactaCGCTACTGTGTCAACAGAGTGCAGCTGGAAGTAATGAGACGTGACGCCACTCCCTGGTTAAGTGGCTGTTGAAAGGTGATGTCACCCCCTGTTGGGGACATGGCTCTAACATTACCCAACATATAGCAGTTAATCTACAACCAGTTCTCTGCATGTCCAGTGTCCACAACTCATGTCTTTGAGGAAGCAGCCGCTCTTAAACAATGGAGAgtgacacacagagactcaaTCTGAAGAGAGAAGTGGGGATTATAGGAGCTGTGTCATTCATTGCTGGAACCATGATAGGATCTGGGATTTTCATATCCCCGCATTATGTGCTGTCTGCCATCGGCAGCCCCGGAGGCAGCTTTGTTATATGGACCTGCTGTGGGTTGATAGCCATGCTGGGGGGGCTCTGCTATGCTGAACTGGGCACAGTCATACCAGAGTCCGGAGCTGAATATATCTACATGCTGCGGACAGCAGGGAAAGTGGTGGCCTTTATGTTTGTCTTCAGCTTCATCATTGTCATGAGGCCTGCCAGTGCCACAGGAATTGCTCTCAGCGTTGCTGAATATGTTGTGGCCCCCTTTTACAACGGCTGCACCCCTCCACAACTGGTGGTGAAATTGGTGGCTGCAGGAGCTATCATTGGGCTAGCCATAGTTAACTGTCTGAGCGTCCGCTTGGCCACCGCCATCCAGGTGGTTTCCATGGCAATCAAATTGCTGGCCCTGGTCGTGATCATTTTGGGAGGTGTTGTGATGCTTTTCCAGGGACGCACTGAGAACTTTGAGAACTCCTTTGAGGAAACAAATGTTAATGTCAGCTCCATTGGCATTGCTTTTTATCAGTGCTTGTGGTCCTATGATGGTTGGAACACTTTGAATTTTTTAACTGAGGAGCTGAAACATCCAGATGTAAGAGTTTCTGTTTACTAttcataaattataaaaaaaaaaaatacaattatgcTGTTTGCAAATTTAAAGATTATGAATGTATGCAGTCTACTCAGACTTTGATCTAAAATCAAGATTATACATCTTTTTTGTCACTCGTTTATTGATTTCGTCGGGAAATTACTCATTGAACAAAAGAAATTCACATTGGAcacaaacatctttttttttaaatcatagatTTTATATTAACCTGTTATCTCAGTACCTCAAGTCTCCTGGCAGATGATACCTTGTTAAAGATTATGCAGGACATAGGTCAAATTGACAAAATGTCACAGGTGTCAGTGTCGCATGAGGACACTCAAGGTGGGTGTTTTTGCATTTGGGGATTAAGGTGTGTGCCTGCCAGTGTTGTTATCATGTGGATGTGCGCAGTGaatgtaaatgtgaaaataCAGCAAAAAGTTGAAAGATCACAAATAGTTTTATGCAGAAATGGCAGGTCACAGACGGTTTCCAATCACTGGTAGTTAGAAGTTAGGcagtttaagattttttttattcacaaaatTTCTGTTGGTCTgggctgttttttttcatgtctgGGAATTTGAATGGATAATTTAATACAAACAATAATTCTAGAGGGCCAATACATTTTCTATACTTGCCAAAAGTTaaagaaatcatttcaaaagaagacatttaaatACAAACCTCTTTCCTCGTAGAAAATGTTTAATGCATCGACACGACACGCTGTAGTGTTCTAACGGATTAGTTTGTTAATACTTAGTTTATGAGATGCAATAAAACGTGAACCTTGTTGTGGGATTTTGGGCATTCAAAAAGGTCAtgcaaataattaaagttacaAACAAGATAAGATAAGGGATTCACTAGCTTCAACTGAATTCGTAAGTCattgggagagagaaaagagaagcaaCATTTGTGCTTGGGCAGACTATTACTTACCTTAATAGAGCTTCTTGAAATCACTTTTGCTgttgcaataaataaaaaaaaaaattccaaaatgTTGGTGGAGAAAGCATAAAAAGGATGTCAGTGTCAGTAAATGTTTTCAACCCATGAGTGTAGTTCAGCTCGAGATATTTACAGCACTTCATGTATGGAgttttttcataatttcattTCACTCCGAAGTTTGACTCATTTGAGAGAACAAATGTTCATGTGAGCTCCATTGGAATTGCTTTCTATCAGTGCTTATGAGGTCCTATGATGACTCTATATTATTTAACTGACGGGGGTATAACATTCAGAAGTATGAGTTTCTGTTTACTATTCATTAAttatcaaaacaaatacactgttaGCTATTTAGAGATAATGCGCATTCAATTCATTTTGCAACTACTCAGActgtagattattttttgtcacttatttatttttattgtcagGATGTCAGTTACTCATTGAACAAAAGAAATTCACATTGGCAACAAACATCTTCTTTTAAATGATAGATTTTATATTAACATGTTAGCCAGTGTTTATAAGTCACAAATAAACAAGGCTTAAGTAAGTTATACTATGAGCAACAGTGCAAAGAGCCACCACTGCTGTTCCATACAAGAATTAACATATCCAGATAAGGGATTGCATAAAATAAGATTAGAGTTTGGAATCAAGAGGATACACTGTTCAAAGATTTACAAGTACACTGGAGTAAATAGTATATCCAAGTAACACATTGAGCAGTTTTATTGTCTCTTGTCTCTCTGAGATGTGTAGATAAAAGCCAGTCTAGGTCCAGGTGTGTGACTACGTCTTTATCTGGTCGTCTGCTCTGTAAGAGTGAATAACAACTACAGTAATTCCATCACCAACTCTCCGATCTATGAGACCATGGCGGACAAAGAACCTGAAGCCCTGAAAATGAAACGGGAAATTGGGTTGATTGGCGGTGTAGCACTAGTAGCAGGAACTATGATCGGATCCGGTATATTCATGTCCCCCCAGTTTGTACTGGCCTACGTGGGAAGCCCTGGAGCCAGTATGGTGATCTGGGCTCTCTCGGGAGTTGTAGCTATGTTTGCAGCGCTGTCCTACACCGAGATTGGGACAGTCATTTCGGAATCTGGTGGGGACTTCATCTACATACTGAGGATCTATGGTTCATGTCCTGCTTTCTTCGCAGCAGTCACTTTTATCCTGGTTGTGAAGCCATTCAGCATCGCAGCAATGGCAATTAGCATTGCGGAGTATTCTCTAGCACCCTTTTACACGGGCTGCCTTCCTCCTAGGCCGGCAGTGAAGTGTGCTGCAGCTGTGGCTATACTGGTTGTTGCAATAGTCAACATCTTGAACGTCCGAATTGCCATCAAAGTCCAAGTGGTGTTCTTGGTGGCCAAGGTGCTGACGTTGGCATTCATCGTA
It contains:
- the LOC114546806 gene encoding b(0,+)-type amino acid transporter 1-like, whose product is MDDVTQKLTLKREVGLVGAVSLIGGTMIGSGIFMSPQTVLLTIGSPGASLVVWGICGLLVILVSFCYAELGTVIRESGGEYIYILRTSGPVLAFMLIFSSVLFVRPAGVAGISLSFAQYVVAPFYSDCPPPVVLVKCVAAVAIIVLATVNCLNVRFSMSVQVFFMVVKVLALAVIIIGGLVMLIQGHTENFEDSFENTNVGINSIGIAFYQGLWSYDGWNNLNYVTEELKRPEVSKRLYGVSGKSFIALK